One window from the genome of Bacillus weihaiensis encodes:
- the qoxB gene encoding cytochrome aa3 quinol oxidase subunit I: MEFFERFAIPHPSLPIYIAMVSIVLTMVGLVVGLTYFKKWGYLWREWLTTVDHKKIGIMYLLSALLMLFRGGVDAIMLRAQLAVPDNTLLTSQHYNEIFTTHGIVMILFMAMPFIMFFMNFVVPLQIGARDVAFPRLNALSFWLFFMGAMLFNISFVVGGSPDAGWTSYFPLAGNEFSKSVGTNYYMIAIQIAGIGTLMTGINFITTILKMRAPGMTLMKMPMFTWSALIASAIIVFAFPVLTVALAMGTMDRLFGTHFFTLDNGGMDMLWANIFWVWGHPEVYILILPAFGIFSEIISTFAKRNLYGYKSMVGSMVLISLLSFVVWVHHFFTMGQGAFTNSIFSVTTMAIAVPTGVKIFNWLLTLRKGKISITTPMLYSLLFIPLFTLGGVTGVMLAMSAADYQYHNTMFLVAHFHNVIIPGVVYAMLAGFTYYWPKIFGFLLNERIGKWTAWLLSIGFVLAFIPMYITGLDGQARRMYTYSESTGFGPLNMISFGGAAIMGIAFVLIVYNIYYSFRYASRDISSDPWDARTLEWATHTPVPEYNFAIVPEVKSEEAFWDAKKKGHVLFKGEYEKIHMPNSSGLPFILSCIFFAWGFSLVFSLWIPAIITTIGIFVCMGVRSFEKDHGYYIPVKEIEETESELRGA; this comes from the coding sequence ATGGAATTTTTCGAGCGTTTTGCCATACCTCATCCAAGTCTTCCGATCTATATTGCAATGGTTTCAATCGTTTTAACAATGGTTGGTCTTGTAGTGGGATTAACGTACTTTAAAAAATGGGGTTACTTATGGCGTGAATGGTTAACAACGGTTGACCATAAGAAAATCGGGATTATGTACCTGCTATCTGCACTACTTATGCTGTTCCGTGGTGGTGTTGATGCCATCATGCTACGTGCGCAGCTGGCAGTTCCAGATAATACGTTATTAACATCACAACATTACAATGAAATCTTTACAACACACGGAATTGTTATGATCTTGTTCATGGCGATGCCATTTATTATGTTCTTTATGAACTTCGTTGTTCCATTACAAATTGGAGCACGTGACGTTGCATTCCCTCGTTTGAATGCACTGAGCTTCTGGTTGTTCTTTATGGGTGCGATGCTATTTAACATCTCATTCGTAGTCGGTGGTTCACCTGACGCAGGTTGGACTTCTTATTTTCCACTTGCAGGTAATGAATTTAGTAAATCTGTTGGTACGAACTATTACATGATTGCCATACAGATTGCTGGTATCGGTACGTTAATGACTGGTATTAACTTCATTACAACGATTTTAAAAATGAGAGCACCTGGTATGACATTAATGAAAATGCCAATGTTCACTTGGTCAGCACTTATTGCAAGTGCGATCATCGTTTTCGCTTTCCCTGTATTAACTGTAGCTTTAGCGATGGGAACAATGGACCGATTATTTGGTACTCATTTCTTCACACTTGATAATGGTGGAATGGATATGCTTTGGGCCAACATCTTCTGGGTTTGGGGACATCCTGAGGTATATATCTTAATTCTTCCTGCTTTCGGTATTTTTAGTGAAATTATTTCAACATTTGCAAAGCGTAACCTATATGGATATAAATCTATGGTTGGCTCAATGGTGCTTATTTCACTTCTATCATTCGTTGTATGGGTTCACCATTTCTTCACAATGGGTCAAGGTGCATTCACAAACAGTATCTTCTCTGTAACAACGATGGCGATTGCTGTACCAACTGGTGTGAAAATTTTCAACTGGTTGTTAACACTTCGTAAAGGGAAGATCAGTATCACAACACCAATGCTTTACTCTTTACTGTTTATTCCGTTGTTTACACTTGGTGGGGTAACAGGAGTTATGCTTGCCATGTCAGCAGCTGATTATCAGTACCATAATACGATGTTCCTAGTAGCTCACTTCCACAACGTTATTATTCCTGGTGTTGTGTATGCGATGCTAGCTGGTTTCACTTATTACTGGCCAAAGATTTTTGGATTCCTGTTAAACGAACGTATTGGAAAGTGGACAGCGTGGTTATTATCCATTGGATTCGTACTTGCATTCATTCCAATGTATATCACTGGTTTAGACGGTCAAGCTCGTCGTATGTACACATACTCTGAATCTACTGGATTTGGACCGTTAAACATGATTTCATTTGGTGGAGCAGCAATCATGGGTATCGCGTTTGTGTTAATCGTTTATAACATTTACTACAGCTTCCGTTATGCTTCAAGAGATATTAGTAGCGATCCATGGGATGCTCGTACACTTGAATGGGCTACTCATACACCAGTACCTGAGTATAACTTCGCAATTGTACCAGAAGTTAAGTCTGAAGAAGCGTTTTGGGATGCGAAGAAAAAAGGTCATGTTCTATTCAAAGGGGAATATGAAAAAATTCATATGCCGAATAGCAGTGGCTTACCGTTTATCCTTAGCTGTATCTTCTTTGCATGGGGCTTCTCATTAGTATTCAGCCTTTGGATTCCGGCTATTATTACAACTATTGGTATCTTTGTTTGTATGGGAGTACGTTCATTTGAAAAAGATCACGGATATTATATCCCTGTTAAAGAAATCGAAGAAACAGAATCAGAATTGCGAGGTGCTTAA
- the qoxD gene encoding cytochrome aa3 quinol oxidase subunit IV, which produces MRELFPMNQVMGFVFSLLLTVVALGVYFMDMSFKVGMIILFVTAFIQAGLQLIVFMHAGESEDKAAIYTNVLYGIIIAVVTVLGTLLVMLWDMGGM; this is translated from the coding sequence ATGAGAGAATTATTTCCGATGAACCAGGTAATGGGATTTGTGTTTTCCCTTTTGTTAACTGTTGTTGCTCTTGGAGTTTATTTCATGGATATGTCATTTAAAGTAGGAATGATCATTCTATTTGTTACAGCATTTATCCAAGCAGGCTTACAGCTAATTGTCTTCATGCATGCAGGTGAATCTGAAGATAAAGCAGCTATCTATACGAACGTTCTTTACGGTATCATCATTGCAGTTGTGACAGTGCTCGGTACACTATTAGTAATGCTTTGGGATATGGGCGGAATGTAA
- a CDS encoding MFS transporter, translated as MNTTQEISKRKLLGIAGLGWMFDAMDVGILSFIIAALQKDWNLTTQQMGWIGSVNSIGMAVGALVFGLMADKVGRKQVFIITLLLFSIGSGVSAFVTSLTLFLVLRFFIGAGLGGELPVASTLVSESVPANERGRVVVLLESFWAGGWLIAALISYFVIPNFGWQAALLLSALPAFYALYLRLKLPDSPRFQAVNISKQKESSLTKMAKVWAKPYRKQTTMLWILWFCIVFSYYGMFLWLPSVMVLKGFSLIKSFQYVLIMTLAQLPGYFIAAFLIERVGRKFVLITFLVGTAVSAYFFGNADTLALLLTSGIFLSFFNLGAWGALYAYTPEHYPTEIRGTGAGLAASFGRIGGILGPLLIGYLVAAEVSIQFIFFIFAIAIIIGALAVLFLGEETRQKELI; from the coding sequence ATGAACACAACACAGGAAATTTCTAAACGAAAATTACTTGGAATTGCCGGGCTTGGTTGGATGTTTGATGCAATGGATGTCGGTATCTTATCGTTCATTATTGCAGCGCTTCAGAAAGACTGGAATTTAACGACCCAACAAATGGGCTGGATTGGTAGTGTGAATTCTATCGGAATGGCTGTCGGAGCATTAGTTTTTGGCTTGATGGCAGATAAGGTGGGGAGAAAACAAGTCTTTATCATAACCTTATTATTATTCTCTATTGGTAGTGGAGTATCAGCTTTTGTTACTTCCTTGACACTTTTTTTAGTTTTAAGATTTTTTATAGGGGCAGGCTTAGGTGGAGAGCTACCAGTAGCCTCTACATTAGTTTCGGAAAGTGTACCAGCCAATGAACGTGGTAGAGTTGTCGTTCTACTTGAAAGCTTTTGGGCAGGAGGATGGTTAATTGCTGCACTTATTTCGTATTTCGTCATCCCAAACTTTGGCTGGCAGGCAGCCTTACTATTAAGTGCTCTACCAGCGTTTTATGCTTTATACTTACGCTTGAAACTACCTGATTCACCTAGGTTTCAAGCCGTCAACATTTCTAAGCAAAAAGAATCGTCTCTCACAAAAATGGCAAAAGTTTGGGCTAAACCATACAGAAAACAAACAACGATGCTATGGATTTTATGGTTTTGTATCGTGTTCTCCTATTACGGGATGTTTTTATGGCTCCCAAGCGTTATGGTGCTGAAAGGATTTAGTTTAATTAAAAGCTTCCAATATGTACTCATCATGACACTTGCACAATTACCTGGATATTTTATCGCTGCATTCCTAATTGAAAGAGTAGGTCGGAAGTTTGTTCTGATTACTTTTTTAGTTGGAACCGCAGTAAGTGCTTATTTTTTCGGAAATGCAGATACATTGGCCTTACTATTAACCTCAGGGATTTTTCTTTCGTTTTTCAATTTAGGAGCATGGGGAGCTCTATACGCCTACACTCCTGAGCACTATCCTACAGAAATACGTGGAACAGGAGCAGGCTTAGCTGCTTCGTTTGGTAGAATTGGTGGTATACTAGGACCATTATTAATTGGATATTTAGTTGCAGCAGAAGTTTCCATTCAATTCATCTTCTTTATCTTTGCCATTGCCATAATAATTGGAGCGCTTGCTGTCTTATTTCTTGGAGAAGAAACGAGACAAAAGGAACTTATATAA
- the nfsA gene encoding oxygen-insensitive NADPH nitroreductase: MNSVIETILNHRSIRKFEEKLLADEQIKVLVESAQAASTSSYIQAYSIIGVKDKVKKKQLAELAGNQSYVAENGHFFVFCADLYRHQLISELHDKPSQPVLESTEKYMVAVIDATLAAQNAVLAAESMGLGAVYIGGLRNQLQEVSNILKTPKYVLPLFGVAVGYPAQKPDKKQRLPLEHVYHEDEYEQDKNVYIDQLKDYDDFISAYYHKRTGGQRSDTWTGQMADLLSRPARMYMKEFIEDKGFNKK; encoded by the coding sequence ATGAACTCAGTTATTGAAACAATCTTAAATCATCGATCTATTCGTAAATTTGAAGAAAAATTACTCGCAGATGAACAAATTAAGGTACTTGTAGAAAGTGCTCAAGCCGCTTCTACTTCTAGCTATATTCAAGCTTATTCCATCATAGGAGTAAAGGATAAAGTAAAGAAGAAACAGCTGGCAGAGTTAGCTGGAAATCAATCCTATGTTGCAGAAAATGGTCACTTTTTTGTCTTTTGCGCAGATTTATACAGACATCAACTCATTTCAGAACTTCACGACAAGCCGTCTCAACCTGTTTTAGAGAGTACGGAAAAATATATGGTTGCTGTTATCGATGCCACACTTGCAGCTCAAAATGCCGTACTTGCAGCAGAATCAATGGGGCTAGGAGCTGTCTACATAGGAGGACTTAGAAATCAGCTTCAAGAGGTAAGTAACATACTCAAAACTCCAAAATATGTTCTTCCGTTATTTGGAGTGGCTGTAGGGTACCCAGCTCAGAAGCCTGATAAAAAACAAAGGCTCCCTTTAGAGCATGTGTACCATGAAGATGAATACGAGCAAGATAAGAATGTATACATAGATCAGCTTAAAGACTACGATGACTTCATTTCGGCTTACTACCATAAGAGAACAGGCGGGCAGCGTTCTGATACATGGACTGGCCAAATGGCAGATTTGTTATCGCGCCCTGCTAGAATGTATATGAAGGAATTTATTGAGGATAAGGGCTTTAATAAGAAGTAA
- a CDS encoding NAD(P)/FAD-dependent oxidoreductase gives MGENSYQCIIVGGGIAGLQAAIQLGRYMHHVVVIDSDDGRSNACRGYHNLLGWPNGVSGETLRSLGKSQAMNAGIEFKKDYVIRLQRQEVGFEVKTKKGEELKTKTILLSTGIKDHIPPIEGIAPCLGISVYVCPDCDGYEVRNRKTIILGSGNTGAKMALTLTYWTNQIVFVNHERKKIDHSILTSLKAKGIETIEGDIDEVIAEDKTEFRGVSLKDGRVISGEKGFIAFGGNTVHSELAHDVGVERLENKHVLVDPRTKETNITNIWAAGDVVAHSEQVSIAMADGCQAAIWIHKRLLEMDKG, from the coding sequence ATGGGAGAAAATTCATATCAATGCATAATTGTAGGTGGAGGAATTGCTGGTCTCCAAGCAGCCATACAACTAGGTCGTTATATGCATCATGTGGTCGTCATTGATTCGGATGATGGGCGATCAAATGCATGTAGAGGGTATCATAATCTATTAGGATGGCCAAACGGTGTAAGTGGAGAAACACTTCGAAGTTTGGGGAAATCTCAAGCCATGAATGCAGGAATTGAATTTAAGAAAGATTATGTCATTCGTTTACAAAGACAAGAAGTAGGATTTGAGGTGAAGACAAAAAAAGGAGAGGAGTTAAAAACGAAAACGATTCTTCTTTCAACCGGAATAAAAGACCACATTCCCCCTATTGAAGGAATCGCTCCTTGTTTAGGGATTTCTGTGTATGTTTGTCCAGACTGTGATGGGTATGAGGTTCGTAACAGGAAAACAATAATATTGGGTTCAGGTAATACGGGTGCAAAAATGGCTTTGACGTTAACCTATTGGACAAACCAAATTGTTTTCGTAAACCACGAGAGAAAAAAGATTGATCATTCAATTCTCACTTCCTTAAAAGCAAAGGGAATTGAAACAATTGAAGGGGATATAGATGAAGTAATAGCTGAAGATAAAACCGAATTTAGGGGAGTTTCTTTAAAAGATGGACGAGTTATTTCAGGTGAAAAAGGCTTCATTGCATTTGGGGGAAATACTGTTCATTCAGAATTAGCTCATGATGTTGGTGTTGAACGACTTGAGAATAAGCATGTACTTGTGGATCCGAGGACGAAGGAAACAAATATAACAAATATTTGGGCAGCAGGAGATGTGGTTGCTCATTCAGAACAAGTGTCGATCGCAATGGCTGATGGATGTCAGGCTGCTATTTGGATTCATAAAAGACTACTTGAAATGGACAAAGGTTAA
- a CDS encoding GNAT family N-acetyltransferase produces MKELETERLLLREIKVEDHQRIYDLFSNEELTRYYGQDPLTSMAQAKQLIESFSTLETEKRGMRWAIVSKEFNEVIGTIGFHNWNSRHMRAEIGYEIHPAYWRRGYATEAVKTVNKYGFHELQLNRIGAIVFLNNDASNSLLRKLGFVQEGILHDYMMQGGNAYDTYIYSLRRNDAK; encoded by the coding sequence ATGAAAGAGCTTGAAACGGAGCGATTACTTTTAAGGGAAATAAAAGTGGAGGACCATCAAAGAATTTATGATCTTTTTTCAAATGAAGAACTAACTCGTTATTATGGGCAAGACCCGCTAACAAGTATGGCTCAAGCCAAGCAGCTAATTGAAAGCTTTTCCACTCTTGAAACCGAAAAGCGTGGAATGCGATGGGCAATCGTAAGTAAAGAATTCAATGAGGTTATTGGAACAATTGGATTTCACAACTGGAATTCACGACATATGCGGGCTGAAATAGGCTATGAAATTCATCCAGCCTACTGGCGAAGAGGATATGCAACGGAAGCAGTAAAAACGGTTAATAAGTACGGCTTTCATGAGTTACAGCTAAATCGAATCGGTGCGATCGTTTTCTTAAATAATGATGCCTCTAACTCTCTTTTAAGGAAGCTTGGATTTGTTCAGGAAGGGATTCTCCATGATTATATGATGCAAGGCGGAAATGCATATGACACCTATATCTATTCCTTGCGGAGGAATGATGCGAAGTAA
- a CDS encoding ABC transporter permease — translation MIKLLKNPLFSIGFFFLLGLLITSFVYSEVVNHEVRQLYHIYDEDKELVDSAPIAPRKEAWLGTDKLGYDMLSKVLIGAKYTILAALTIALLRMLLSIPLGLVLGIYSPKLKKYVNSLVDAFHFIPLTIIALYLLRPFLFMGPEGFAYSLTERMLIEVIVLTVLTVPILVVLVGNETGELMKSEFVASAKTLGASKLHIMTKHMIPTLKDRFFILFGQQFVQTLIVMTHLGLFNLYFGGTVFSFDSMGTDPPQSVTNEWSGLIGGTKIFLQWAPWIPLTPILCFALTILAVTFMVEGFSQVTTGNKVYFKGYRKKKTKIEESHIEVEKSHFKLMKNSS, via the coding sequence ATGATAAAATTACTAAAAAATCCTCTCTTTTCAATTGGTTTTTTCTTTTTACTGGGTTTATTAATTACTAGTTTCGTATATTCAGAGGTGGTCAATCATGAGGTCCGCCAACTATATCATATTTATGATGAAGATAAGGAGCTTGTTGATTCAGCACCGATTGCTCCAAGGAAAGAAGCGTGGTTAGGAACAGATAAGCTAGGCTATGACATGCTAAGTAAAGTGTTGATAGGGGCAAAATATACGATCCTTGCTGCTCTAACAATTGCTTTATTACGGATGTTATTATCTATACCTTTAGGTCTTGTGCTTGGAATTTATTCTCCCAAACTTAAAAAGTATGTAAATAGTTTAGTAGATGCTTTTCATTTTATCCCCCTAACGATTATTGCCCTGTATTTATTAAGGCCGTTTCTGTTTATGGGACCTGAAGGCTTTGCTTATTCATTGACGGAAAGAATGCTGATTGAAGTAATTGTTTTAACTGTTTTAACAGTACCTATATTAGTTGTCCTAGTTGGAAATGAGACGGGAGAGCTAATGAAATCAGAGTTTGTCGCAAGTGCCAAAACATTAGGTGCGTCAAAGCTACATATTATGACAAAACATATGATTCCAACTTTAAAGGATCGCTTCTTTATTCTATTTGGTCAACAGTTTGTCCAAACACTGATTGTGATGACTCACTTAGGGTTATTTAATTTATATTTTGGAGGTACTGTCTTTTCTTTTGACTCCATGGGAACTGATCCTCCACAATCTGTTACGAACGAGTGGTCAGGCTTAATTGGAGGGACAAAGATCTTTCTTCAATGGGCGCCTTGGATTCCACTAACACCTATTCTCTGTTTTGCCTTAACGATCTTAGCCGTAACATTTATGGTAGAAGGATTTTCGCAAGTGACGACGGGGAATAAAGTCTATTTTAAAGGATATAGAAAAAAGAAGACAAAGATAGAAGAATCACATATAGAAGTAGAAAAGAGTCACTTCAAGCTTATGAAAAACTCATCCTAA
- the qoxC gene encoding cytochrome aa3 quinol oxidase subunit III, with amino-acid sequence MKIDNSLPLEYSTEENRLKILGFWIFLGAEIMLFATLFAAYFTLEGRTGNGPTGGEIFVITPVILETFILLTSSFTIGLAIHAMRLGKQKAMLTFFGITLVLGLSFLGIEIFEFYTYAHEGAGIQTSAFTAALLTTLGTHGAHVSLGLFWGLFIMIQIKKRGLTPETANKSFIFSLYWHFLDVVWIFIFSFIYLKGMM; translated from the coding sequence ATGAAAATAGATAACTCGCTTCCTCTTGAATATAGTACAGAAGAAAATCGTTTGAAAATATTAGGCTTCTGGATTTTCCTTGGTGCTGAAATTATGCTGTTTGCTACACTTTTTGCAGCTTATTTTACCCTTGAAGGTCGTACTGGAAATGGTCCAACCGGAGGAGAGATCTTTGTTATCACTCCGGTGATCCTTGAAACATTTATCCTTTTAACAAGTAGTTTCACCATCGGACTTGCCATTCATGCAATGCGCCTAGGTAAACAAAAAGCGATGTTAACCTTTTTTGGAATTACTCTAGTATTAGGGCTTTCCTTCTTAGGAATCGAGATCTTTGAATTTTACACGTATGCTCATGAAGGAGCAGGAATTCAAACAAGTGCTTTCACAGCAGCACTATTGACAACATTAGGAACACACGGAGCTCACGTATCACTTGGTCTTTTCTGGGGATTATTCATTATGATTCAGATCAAAAAGCGTGGCTTAACACCTGAAACAGCAAATAAATCGTTCATCTTCTCACTTTACTGGCACTTCCTAGATGTTGTTTGGATTTTCATCTTCAGCTTCATCTATTTGAAAGGAATGATGTAA
- a CDS encoding aspartyl-phosphate phosphatase Spo0E family protein — MKVRDADLVTLEIEINTLRANMMVMAKKKGLIHPETVNRSQKLDRLLNKYDKVKSLK; from the coding sequence TTGAAAGTAAGAGATGCTGATCTAGTTACCCTTGAAATTGAAATTAACACTCTACGTGCAAATATGATGGTAATGGCAAAAAAGAAAGGTCTCATTCATCCTGAAACTGTCAACCGAAGTCAGAAACTGGATAGATTATTAAATAAATACGATAAAGTTAAATCTTTAAAGTAA
- a CDS encoding ABC transporter permease subunit, with product MRAILFQFVAALLGIIVFGALPSMFIPNGAGDGPFSLFFDTIKKIVYHLFHFKEMTFQIKGVEYKVYPYILDGVVYSLILLLSALVVAYIASILLTLLTMQFSRRVREKIKLMILFLESLPDILVVLLLQLVIILIYKQTDVLLMKVVTVGDSQALLLPILCLALLPTIQLYRYTIHLYEEELKKDYILLGRAKGMRHTFLLVKHILRNTVVSLFFNLKKTIWFMLSTLVVVELLFGVIGITYFLTYYMAPEIFVFVLLFLFVPIFLFYHVIREIIERSVKGGETLT from the coding sequence ATGAGAGCCATACTTTTTCAGTTTGTGGCAGCTTTACTAGGTATTATCGTATTCGGAGCACTTCCTTCGATGTTTATTCCAAATGGTGCAGGTGATGGACCATTTTCATTATTCTTTGATACTATTAAAAAAATTGTGTACCATTTATTTCATTTCAAAGAGATGACTTTTCAAATTAAAGGGGTAGAATATAAGGTTTATCCATATATATTGGATGGTGTCGTCTATTCTTTAATCCTTCTCTTAAGCGCATTAGTGGTAGCATACATAGCAAGTATTCTCTTAACATTACTTACAATGCAGTTTTCTAGAAGGGTGCGAGAAAAAATTAAGCTGATGATTTTATTTCTAGAATCATTGCCTGACATTTTAGTTGTTTTGCTGCTTCAGCTGGTGATCATCCTCATCTACAAACAAACAGATGTGCTGCTTATGAAGGTTGTGACAGTCGGGGATTCACAGGCACTTTTATTACCTATTCTATGCTTGGCACTATTGCCTACTATACAATTATATCGCTATACGATTCATTTGTATGAAGAAGAATTAAAAAAGGACTATATCCTTTTAGGAAGAGCAAAAGGAATGAGACATACTTTTTTATTAGTAAAGCATATTTTAAGGAATACTGTCGTATCACTCTTTTTTAATTTGAAGAAAACGATATGGTTTATGCTTTCTACACTAGTCGTTGTCGAGCTTTTATTTGGTGTTATTGGAATTACCTATTTTCTAACATATTATATGGCTCCAGAAATATTTGTATTTGTTTTATTATTCTTGTTTGTGCCGATTTTTCTTTTCTATCATGTCATAAGGGAGATCATTGAAAGGTCTGTGAAAGGCGGGGAAACATTAACATGA
- a CDS encoding SDR family oxidoreductase codes for MYPYPIYPYYSSQKKVKQMPVVFPPQHQERHPGLEYKMDPRPISEWDGYKASGKLKNKVAIISGGDSGIGRAVAYAFVKEGASVVIPYLNEHRDAEETKRRIEELGGKCLLIPGDLGQEHMSYQVVNQTIQTFGRLDILVNNHAIQIIQDSILDISAAQLEATFRTNIFSFFYMVKACLPYLKEGSSIINTTSITAYDGQEKLIDYSATKGAITTFTRSLAISLVNKGIRVNGVAPGPIWTPLIPSSFSAKGVTSFGTDTEMKRPGQPFELAPTYVYLAGDDSRFVTGQVLHVNGGRYRTS; via the coding sequence ATGTATCCATATCCTATTTATCCATATTACAGTAGTCAGAAGAAAGTAAAACAAATGCCGGTTGTATTTCCTCCACAGCATCAAGAACGTCATCCAGGCTTAGAATATAAGATGGATCCAAGACCAATATCTGAATGGGATGGCTATAAAGCTAGTGGGAAGTTAAAAAATAAAGTGGCCATTATTTCTGGTGGAGATAGTGGGATTGGTCGAGCAGTCGCCTACGCATTTGTTAAAGAAGGGGCTTCTGTTGTTATCCCGTATTTGAATGAGCATCGCGATGCGGAAGAAACAAAGCGAAGAATAGAAGAGTTAGGAGGAAAATGTCTCTTAATACCAGGAGATTTGGGTCAAGAGCATATGTCATATCAAGTTGTTAATCAGACTATTCAAACCTTTGGTAGGCTGGATATCCTAGTCAATAATCATGCTATTCAAATTATCCAAGACAGTATATTAGATATTTCTGCAGCACAGCTTGAAGCAACGTTTCGCACAAATATCTTCTCTTTCTTCTATATGGTCAAGGCATGCTTACCTTATTTAAAAGAAGGTAGCTCTATTATAAATACCACATCAATCACGGCTTATGATGGTCAGGAGAAGCTTATTGATTACTCTGCAACAAAGGGAGCTATCACAACCTTTACGAGATCTTTAGCAATTTCATTAGTGAACAAAGGGATAAGAGTAAATGGAGTCGCACCAGGTCCAATATGGACACCACTCATCCCTTCAAGTTTTTCAGCAAAAGGTGTTACAAGCTTCGGTACTGATACGGAAATGAAACGACCTGGTCAGCCTTTTGAATTAGCACCAACGTATGTTTATCTTGCAGGAGATGATTCGAGGTTTGTTACAGGGCAAGTCTTACATGTAAATGGTGGCAGATATCGAACATCATAA
- a CDS encoding spore morphogenesis/germination protein YwcE, which translates to MDVFFAYLLFSSATPLFLWKENKKLAILQIPFIALMWVMFTLYITTTFGTLEYILFGIIFAVNVIAALATGYYVFISHFFKKVYAYIHY; encoded by the coding sequence ATGGATGTGTTTTTTGCTTATTTATTATTCTCAAGTGCTACACCACTGTTCTTATGGAAGGAAAATAAAAAGCTTGCCATTCTTCAAATTCCTTTCATTGCCCTGATGTGGGTTATGTTTACACTATATATAACAACAACCTTTGGCACACTTGAGTATATACTATTCGGGATTATCTTTGCTGTTAATGTAATTGCAGCACTTGCAACTGGTTACTATGTGTTTATCTCACACTTCTTCAAGAAAGTATATGCTTATATTCACTACTAA